A stretch of DNA from Candidatus Gastranaerophilales bacterium:
CTAAAATTATAATATTGAAAACTTCTAAATTTAGCCATTATAACTTTTTAAAACCTCCGTTAATAATTATGTGATTTCCGGCAAATAATTTTGCATTGCCTGTCAATTTCCCTACAGAAGAATCAAAATTCATCTTCCAATGATTATATTTAGGATGAGTAGTATTTTGTTTAAAGTTGAAAGCCGCACCGTTAATAAACAGCTTTTCTACAAAATTTTCAGGAATAATACTTTTATCATCAGCTTCTTTAAAATCGCTTTTAAGCTCTCCTGTAGCATCTTCTACAAACAAATCAGTAATATAAAAAACTTTAGCTACTGCGTTTGTCGGCGCAATAAGCAATTTTGTCCCAAAAGAACCAAAAGAATAAGCAGGGGCAGTATTTTTATAGAACAAAGAATAATCAGATTCAAACTTATACTCCTGAGTTCCGGCAATAATTTTAGAAATATGTCCGCTTATATTTGGAGAATACTCAAACCTGTCATTAGTCAATTCGATTTCTTTTACTTTTTGTCTGAAATAAAAATCATCGCTTAATATGCAAATATCTTTGTTTAACCTGTTAATAACATCAAGCAGTCTTTTATTATCAGGCTTTTTAATATCAATATCAAAATCCGTTATTTCTTTATAATTCAACTCTACAAGAGTTTTATTCATAATTTCAAGTAAATTCATTATACATACTCCCTGCAATAAAAACTTATTAACTTATCATCCAATTGAGCCTGCCCGTTAGTCTTTTTTTGCATAAACTGTTTTTTGTACTCATCATTTAAGCCAAACAGTGCAGCAATTTGAGGACCATTCAAATAGTAAACCGTATTATTTTTAATATCAGATACCTCATAAAACGTCGAATAATCAAACACATCTCCGGAAGCCACTTTATCAAAGTCAGAAATACACTTTGTTTCGGTCTTGCCAATATTTTTAACCAACATGCCCAGCTTTTGTTTTTTTAATTCAGAAATTTTCTCGTCAATTTCCATAGGTGTAAGCAGCCTTTCCTCAAGACTTTTGTTGTTTTTGGAACTCATAATTTTCTCCTATATTAAGTAATACAAAAATGAGGCTTAAAGTGTTAAACCTCTCAAGCGCCGATTTAAAAGTTCAACGCTTATAAAAGCAATGCTTTTATGCTAAATTCAAAGAATGAGTGCAATAAAAGCAATATTTCAAGAATATAAAACATACTTCACATCACTAATATCCTTATCGCTGCCAATAATCGCAGGTAATTTGGGACATATTCTTATAGGTACCGTAGATGTAATAATAGCTGCGTACCATTCAACATTTACTTTAGCCGGGATAAGCCTTGCCACAGCAATTTTTATGACATTTTTAATAGGGGCTATAGGCTTAACTTCAAGCATCTCCCCTGTCATATCAAATTTACGCGGAGCAAAAAAACCGACAAAAAAACTTCTTCTGTCAACCATTGTATATTCACAAATAGTAAGCTTATTCTTTTTTATACTTTTAAGCATAGTAACATTTTTAATACCTAAAATAGGCTTGGCTGAAGGTATAGCCCCATATGTTATAACCTATTTGAAAATAACGAATTTTTCTATTTTCGGCGGAATTTTATTCAATGCGCTCAAAGAATTTCTGCAAGCTTACGAAATAGTAGTATTCCCTAATGCATTATCTATAATAGCAATCTTCCTGAATTTAATTTTATGTATAATTTTTGTATTCGGAGGTTTAGGTATCCCTTCACTTGGCATAGCAGGGCTGGCATACGCGGCATTGATAGTCAGAAGCCTTATAGGCATAATTTTGCTGATATATTGTTTGCCGCTCATAAAATTCAGCACAAGAAAGTATAATCATTATATAAAAGACCTATTAAAAGTAGGCTTACCTATGTCATTTGCTTTATTTTTTGAATTTTTAGGATTTAACACAACCGCCGTGCTGCTGGGTACATTTTCTGCCCTTCTTGCCGCAACCCACAATGTAATAATAACAATCACGGGAATGATATATATGATACCTTTAGCCATTTCCAATGCTATCTCAATAAAAGTAGGATTTTCTAACGGCGAAAAAAACATAACCAACGTTAAACGCTACACAATAGCAGGAATTATTTTGATACTTGGTTATATGACAACAATGATAATTTTGTGTTCGGTTTTCCCATCGCAAATTCTCGGTTTGTTTACTCCCGATAAAACCATAGTAACAACAGCAATCCCCGTTATAAGTATAGTATGCTGTTTCCTTTTGTTTGACGGGCTTCAATGCGCAAGCGCAGGGGCTTTAAAAGGGCTCAAAGAGACCAAAGCAATAATGCTGACAATGTGTCTTTCTTATCTGGTGCTTGGAATTCCCATCGGCTGCATACTGGCATTTAAATTTAATATAGTCCTTACAGGTTTTTGGCTCGGACTTGCCATCGCACTTTTTGCAGCCGGCATGGTAGCAACCGGTATTTTAATTTATAAAATAAAAAAATTGCAGTATAAATATGACTTTTAATACTGGTATTTTAAATTTTTAAGTAATAGAATATATACAGTAAGAGATTTCATTAGACAGAGATGATAGAAGAGAACAAAAAGGCAGAGAAAACCCTATGGGTATCACACTTTGCAGTTGATACATATTCCGGTTTCGTAAACCCTATAATGCCATTTATAGCAGCCCATCTTGGCATGTCATTAGCAATTACAACATTGATAATAGGCTTATCTCACTTATGTTCTTCAATGTTACAACCGATTTTTGGGTTTATATCAGACAACTGTAGAAAAAGGTTTTTCATATTTTGGGGAATGCTGATTACTTCAATCTTTATTCCAATGATAGGTATAGCCCCAAGCATTTTTGTTTTAGCCATATGCCTTATTTTAGGAAGCGTAGGTAACGGTTTTTTCCATCCTCAGGCAACAAGCTTCATTAACCTGTTTTCAAAACCCGAAACCTTAACCAAAAACATGAGTGCTTTTTTGGCGGCAGGAACTATAGGATTTGCAGCAGGACCCATAATTTCATCATTAATACATGATTGTTTCAGCGAAAAAGCCCTTATCTATACCTCACTGCCGGGTCTGTTATGTGCTTTTGCAATAATAAAATTTGTCCCTAAAATATCCCATATTCCGATTACAACCCCCAAAATCATTTTCAAAAAAGCAATAAGAGATATATTTTCAAGCAAACCAATGAAAGTTCTGCTGTGTTTTTCCATTTCCAAATCACTTACAACCCAATCTTTGTGCATATTATTGCCATTTCTATGGAAAAGCATAGGGTACAGCGCATCTCATATAGGTATACTATTATCTTTGTATTTGATAGCAGGAGCCTTAGGCACAATGACAAGCCCAAAACTTGAAAAAAGATTCGGCACCCGTAAAGTTATTAACGGTTCCTTATTGTCTATATTGCCGTTATCCGTTATTTTTGCAATAACCTATCAAAGCATTCCGTTAATCTCATATTTAACCTTCATAATAATAGGCTTTTTTTCAATGTTAAGCGTGCCGATAAATATGATACTTGCCCATCAGGTAATGCCTGATTATAAAAGCCTTACTTCAGGGTTAATAGGCGGCTTCAGCTGGGGAATAGTAGGGATTGCAATGTCGCTGGTCGGCGCTTTAGCCCAACAAATAGGAATAATCAATATTCTTATCACAGTAGCAATTTTCCCCGCAGTTTTCGCATATTTTACGAAATATATCCCAAATAAAATCGGTGAATAAACCTTTACCTCCAAACTCTCTATGTTGATGGTCTTAAATTTCAGGTTTATTGGCTATGCTCAATTCCACCCTCCCGAAATCCGCTGAAAAGCGCTCACAGCCCCTGCCATAAAACAAGCCTTCAATCTGTTTACACCGTATAAAATCAAAATATCCCTGAAAATATCACTGCTGATTTTGGCACCGTCTTTTATAATGAAGTCTTTATTTTCACAAAGCCAATCATGCACCATAGAAGCGGGCAAAAAAGCGGGGTCGTACTGCGACCCCACTAACCGCCATAAAAAACGGGGTATATTTGCCCCGTTCCAATTATAGCCCTTATTTACGGCAATTCCGTAGGATTGCCCGTCGCCGAAATAAGAAGACAAATAATAAATATCGTTCTTTAAAATAAAAGGTTTTTCTTTGTTTTCAGGATTAACAACAATCACGGGTCTTTTATTAAAAGAATTATACATTTAACCCCTCTTTTTCCTTTTGCAGAATAGCTTTTGCTTGTTTTCGCTCGTTAAAATACCCTTGCTGAACCCCTGCCAAAAATATGGTCAGATTAGTTAATTCGCTTAAAGACATTTCAACGGCACGTTCTTGCAGTTCGCTGCTATCCCAAATTTTCATGGGGAACATATCAGGTATCATCTGTCCTGCGCTTAAGAGCGAAATATAGGTATCTTGAGCGTATTTAGGTTTATAAGCAAACCCATTTGTATAAGTAACAGGTGTGTCAAGCTTTATAATATATTCTCTATCAAGAGTAATAAGCTCCTGCTCAACCTCTTGTAAACGCTTTTGTTTTAGATATTCAGGCGATTGTCTTAAATCCACAAACTCACCATCAATAATATCCCAAGTTATACCCGCAGGTTGTGTACAAAAAACATCCCAAACCTCATCGGCAACAGATGTGATATGGTTTGGTATTTTATCTCCGTAAGCTTTTTTGTTTTCATCAAAATAAATAGTCATTATGCAACTCCTTTTAATGGTATAAACCTTATTATGCCTGAACCCGATGTAACAGTTAATTGATAAGTTGAATTTTTGCCTATCAGGTAAGAAGCATTATCGTACCAATTACTACTTGTACTATTTTCGACAAATATAAATACTTCCACGCCATCAATATATAATTTTACATCAGCAGCTACGCCTCCGTGAAAACCATGAATTTTTAATAATCCTGCTTTATCTGCTGTATGTAAGGTATTAACTGATTTAGATACAGCATTTACATAACTTGGCATAACCATATCAGCCAGACTTGCTTTTCCCGCAGTTGACAGATTAGATAAGTCAACACTAGCTTTATTGTCAATAACCGCTTGCCCTTCTGTTGACAGATTAGATAAGTCAACATTAGCTTTAGCAGTAATAACCGCTTGCCCTTCTGTGGACAGGTTAGACAAATCATTATCAGCTTTCAAATGTAAATTATCATAAACACATTTTGCGGAAGGATATTGAATATCATCAGCAGAAGCAGAAAGGCTTACAATTTTATTAGCAATATCCTCTTTTAAAGAAAAATCGGATGCCGGAACCAAGCCTAAATCTGCACTTGAAATATTTCCTTCCAGCATAACATTATTAATAGAAGGCTTATTAGACAAAGCTTTATAATCACTTACAGAAAAACTTTGAACATTAATTACATATTCAGCCTTTTCAAGTACAAGGACATAATCCTGATTAATTATTTCTATGCCGGACATACTTTAAACTCCTCAACTTTTAACCCGCTGGCGGATATAACTTCTTTGTTCTGACCTTGTATCTTCCAGATTGTATAGTAATAATCCTTATTTATATTAAGGCTTATAGTATCTTCAGATTTTATAAACACACTAAAACGACCTTCAGAAGGGCTGTAAATCAAACCGGTATCATAAGGATCAGAAATTTCCGTAATAATTTTTTCCAGCAAAAAATCACTTAACTGATTTTCGGTTTCTTTTAATTGAAAAATAATGGTGCTTCCAACCAAACTCACGGGCAGACCCGTAGTTTTTTCTCTGATAGAATAATTAATTGGCTTTTGCTCGCCGATTTTAATTTTAATCATAATTTCCCCCTTAATATTTAATACATGGAACTAATTGTAAATACTTAGGAAAACAATCCCCACCCCATCCTGTTGTTGATGTAGTATTAGTTGTCATCCCTACTAATGCGCTCCCCTCTCCAATATATGTACCGGGAACAGCCATAGTCAGGGTGCCCAAAGTATGGGAGTGAGCAGGTAATATAGTATTAACGGCATTGCCGCTGGCACCCGAGGAAGTCCATCCTCTGATAAACCTTTGGTCGGTTAATAACGGCAGATTAAACGTTGTAGAGCCGTCACCATTGCCAAAAGCAGTACCTATGGCAGTAAACAAATCAGCATAAGTCGTACGTGAAACAGCTGCCCCGTTACAAATCAGCCAACCGCTTGGCGCAGAACTTCTGGCGCTCCAAATCACAGTTCCTGCGGGTACATACTGTTTTAACAAACTCAAATTCACGGAATGAGAAGTTTCTGTAGCATTAGCCACGTTGAAAGCTTCTGATACCGAGCCGTTTTTATCGGCTTTTAAAGATATATTGGTATTTAACATTGAAACATTGGTATTAATACTCACTTCCAATGCATTTACAGCATCATTTGTTTTTGAAAAATTTTGGTTCATAGCCGAAGCGCTCACTCCCTGCCCCGCCTGAAACTCATTATAGTCAATCGACATAATTTTCTCCCATATTTAAGTAACACAAAAAACGCCCACTCTGGCGTTAAGCCCTGATAAAAGAAAAAGGCATATTCCAAAGCCATGCCGCAAAGAAATATCAGAGATTGTTCATTTTTTTAGAAATATCATCTTCAAATTTATCTATAGCAAAACGCATACCACGCAAAAAATCCTTAGATTCAACGCTGTTAAGGTAAGAAAAAGCGAGTTCTTTCACATATTGTTTAAAAACCGCCCATTCTTTGGTTTTCATAACCTGATCTAAAAGGTAAATTTGGTGAGAAGTCAGCTGTTTTAGGTAATTCATTTACTTTAAACCTTTCAAAATTATCAAACCCATACTGCTCAAGCAAAAATTTCATTACTTCATTAGCATTAACCGTATTTTTAAGTTCAGGAAATATTTTGAACAGATTAGCACAGGCATCAAACATTTCTTTAGCCTTGAATTTTCGCACCTGAATAGCATTTCTGTCGCCATAAATATACTTATATTCACCGTTTCTAACATTTTGATTTATAGCAAGAGTTTGTTTACTATTATCAATCTGAACAAAAATATTTTCATCTTCAAAAACCAGATTAGCAATCAAATCGGCAGATTTTTCAACAATAGGAATAACCAAATCCTGATTAATACAATCAATAATCATAGCCAATCTGGCATTTTGCCCTCCTGCGCTGAATTGAACTTCTGTAGCGCTGCGCTGGGTGGAATTTGGTAACCCTGCAAAGTTTTTGAAAATCCCCGTTGTAGTTTCTTCAATTGACTTTAAATAGGTCAAAAACTCCCAGCCTTGCAAAGCGCCTGTCATATTCAAAGGCATAGGAGTTTGAGGCATAAGCGCAGGTTCATATTCCACAATTTTACCCGGGTCAATTTTTTGTTCCGGAGAGCTAAAAGCCCCTTTCGGCGCCAAATAAGCAGGATTTGTAACAAATTCCAAAGCTCTCAGCTGGTTTACAAAAATCTGTTGAGCCTTTTCTTTCATAGGCAAAGCTGTTTTCAGATACAAGAACCCCCTTTTTGTATCAGGGTCTTCAACTATATTCATCACAACAAAAGGATTAATCACAAAAGGATTATCCTCCAGCCTTATAATAAATTCCCTTGCGGCAAGAACCACAACCTGATTGCGCAAAACAGTGCCATCTTGAAGAACAATATCCCCCCAATACTCCAAAAGCTCAATCTTATCATCAATAACACCCTTAGAAGTTTTCCTGTCTTTTTCATGTATAAGATGTTTAAGCATTGTCTTTGCAGCTTCATCAAGTAAATTAAAATCATTGATACAATCAAGCTGCTCAGGAGTAATAAAAGTCTGATAGATAAAATATTTTTTGTTTTCAGTATCAAACACCAGATTTTCAGGGTCAATAGCTTTAATATCAAGCCCTTCATAAACTTTTTTAGGCTGTACTTCAATAACTTTCTTTGTTTTCAAAGAAGTCTGAGCGTCAATACCCGCAACAGGCTTTTCCACTTCCCTGCGTACAAATTTTTCCTCGGTTCTCCAACCGACAAAAACAACGGCTTCAGATTTTCTTATTAAAAAATCAATAGCTTTATCAAGTGTGGAAACAAGCCTGCTGCTCTCAAAATATCTCATTAAATTACGTTTTTGAATAAGAGCATTTTGTTCACTTTGCTGATTTAAACCTTTCACATCAAACAAAGATTCCAAGTTCGAATACAAATTTTCCCAAATATGAGATTTAAAAGTTTGATAAAGTTCAAACAAATCAGGCATTTGAAATTTATCATTATCTTTTAAAAAAACAGCATTTTCTAAAGACTTAATGTCCTCTTTTTGTTTAGCCCTCGCACTATCAAGCTCCTCAAACATAAAAGCTATCTTATCTCTCAAATAATCAAGCCTTAAATCAACTTCTTCCTTGTCTGTTTCAAGATTTTCCTGCGCCAAATTCTCAAGCGCCATGTCCTTTTTCTTACCTTTACTCATCTTTCCTCCTGTTTAATTAACACTAAGAATTGAGGCCGTCTATTTAAGCCGACCCCTGTTTTTTAATTAATAAATAACAAATTATTTTACAAAATCATAAATTTTACCGTTGAAAACCAACAGCCCGTTTTTTCCAAGCAAACGCGGAACAATAATTTTTTTATACCCGTTTTCTTTTTTATGCAGAGCAACAAGCCCCATCTGCGGGAAAAACCCACCATTATTAATATTGACCCATTTACCATCTTTAAGTTGCAAAATATATAAAGCACACCCCTGCGCACCGCCGCCGCAATACACAGTGGAAGTATTATACCCCAACAACTCCGGAACAGAATCACCATTCAAATCAAACACCACAGCCTTTGTGTCTTGCAATGCGGCATTAAAAATATTGCCTTCCCCGTCAATATACAAATGACCTTCCTGCTCCAGCAAATAATTATACAAAAGCAAATCTTCTTCGGTAATATCATCATGCTCAAAGTTAATGACGGTATCCTTATTAGAACTTTTTGCAACTATCAAAAAAACACCCAAAGCTATTATAACTATTATGATTAATAAATTTTTTAATTTCATCCCATTATTTTAACATACTTAAATCTCAAAAAAAAACTCCCGGTTTAGGGGAGCAAAATTAGGGAAAGGGAAGGTTTTAGGGAAGGTTTATAAAATTCTTTGATTGTTCACTGCTTACATATATATAAAGTATATACTCAATACAGAATTGCAATTTTTCCTATTTTATTTACAAAACTTTACACACAACCTGAAAATCCTGCTCTGATAAGCCTTAATCAAATAAGATTAAAAAAAATCAAGCCGTTTTAAAAAAACGGCTTGATAACAAAGAGAAGAAGCAATGAAGAAATTAGCCTCATGTTTTTATTTCAATTTAATACCAAAATAAAAATCCACCAGATAACTTGCCGCATCAAAAGAATGGGACAAAAATTTGAGTTCTTTATTCTGTTTAATTTGATGAAAAGTCGGTACATCAATTTTACTGGAACCTTCTTTATATTTAAGATTTTCACAATTATATATAAGCCACTTGCACTTAGGCGAAATCAAAATTTCGCGTTTACCCTCAAGTGTTTTAATTTTTTCATTCCATGACGCAATCCTGTTTTTAACAGGCGGATTAAAGTGCTTCAGACGAAACTCCACATCCGTATAACCCCAATCCCTAAGCCTGTTTTTAATCAAAACATAGTTAGTGTATTCACTTGTACAAGAACGGTTATCCCCCGATGCATCACCGTTAATAATAATTTGCGCCTTATGGTTAGGATATCTTCGATAAAATTCATCCACACAATCAACGGTTGTTGTATTTTCCACAACAATTTCATCAAAGAAAAACACTTTATCATCGGTTTTATGTGCAATAACCCAGCACATAGGGTCAACGTTAAAATCACAGGAAATATGCAAAACAGCATCATCTATATAGTTAATATCAACAATATTCTCACTGCTAAAATTTTTAACAACATTATTTTGCGCCGCATCTCTGGGTTTACCCAGCCAAATATGCTTATAATCCCCGGGTCTGTTAATTTTTGTCAGCTCCGCCATTTTTTTCATAGGCTCGGGACAAAAAGGATTATCAAAATAATTCACATGCAAAATCAAAGCATCTTCTTTATATGATTTTTCAATCTCACTCAAAACAGGGTCTTTAGGAAATTCCGGGTTCATTGTGATAAATATTTGGCTGTCTTCTTGCCTGATGGTCGGGTCAAGTTTTTTAAAACTATTCAGCGTAAATTTTTGTGCCTCTTCAATCCATGCATCGGCAAACCCCTCGTATGATTTTATACCGTCAGCGGTCAAATCATTCATTCCCCTGAAAACTATCTCGCTTTTTGTAAGTTCGCTTCTAAAAAAATCGGAATAGATTTTAAATGGCAGGTTATGTTTTTCAATCAAAATTCTGTATAATTTGTAATTAGATTGTTCCAAATTAGCCTGAAATTCTCTGACACAGAGCAAATCACGTTTTTTATAAAGCCTGTCTTCAAGCGTTTTTCTGGCAACAAAATGCGATTTCCCCGAAGCTCTACCGCCTTTAAGCACTATATATCTACCCTTAAAATCAAAAACGGGAGCTAATTTTTCACCAAATTGCCAAGAAAAATCTATTCTCACTTCACACTTTCCCTATTAATATATACCTCGTAACTCAAACTGGCACTCAATTCTTTTTTATCTTTTTTCAAGCCGGAAACATCAATAATAGCCTTAGCTGCCTGAATTTTGTTAGTATGAGCGGCATCCTCGCTATTCAATATTTTTTCAAGCTCATCAAACGCACTTTGCGTTAATTTTTCAATTTTCTTTTCAATAGAATCAATAATTTTATCTTTAATTTTAATTTTCTTTTCTTTCCATTTTTCATAACTTACTTTAGCGCTGATTTTTTTGGCTTCAACACCGTATTCAACAGCCAAATCTTTAGGAGCCGCCCCTTGCAGATATTTAGTATAAATCTCATTCCAATTAATCATCCCAAATCTCCCCATATTCAACCAAAACTTACCATGGCATAAAAAGAGGCTTGCTTTGCAAGCCTCAAGTTCCCTACTCCAACCCACAAATAAATTACAAACAGAACTCAAAACCTTGTCTATCCCATCATTACAACTCCCCGCTATCTTGCACAACCTGCCATATTAGTGTAATATAATCATATGAATTTTCTTTACAAACTAATTTTCATATTCTTATCCATCACCCTTATGGCAGGCGCTGTTTTCGCTGTTTCGTTTGATAACATCACGTTAAAGACCTTCAGAGCACCTGAAAACAAAGTCGCTTACGAATATTTTGAATCTTATTCCAAACAGCTTTTTTATGCCTTTGAACCCAAAAAACTCGACCTCCCCGCAGGCTATGGAACCTACATATTATATATTATAAATCGTGATGGCACTTTGTCAGATATTCAGCCTGTTTGGGAATTCAAATCCATTTATAAACCTTTTATTTACGGATCTGATTTTTTGAAAAAAAACCCGCCCAAACCCTTCCCTAAAGAAATAGAAGACCAAAATATCAAAGTAAATATCTTTTTATATAACAGTACTGAAAATATTATTAAACTGGATTATCAACATGGGGGGGACTACAGATCTTCCAAAGGAAATATATCTATCCATATCGGAAAAAATCCAAAAAGCAAAAATCCTGCAGCGCCCACGCCGGAAAAGAACTTTCCGCAGAGTAAACTATTATGGGACTAGCCTTTCCAACTTTTCGTAAATGCTATTAGATAGAGCGGGAAAACCCCGCCCTATCTAATAGCAATATCCCCTCTGCTCTCCTGCCACTCCGTCTTTGCGAGCAAAAGCAAGGCAACAGTTTCACCCCTACTGTCACCCTGACTTTATGTCAGGGTCTATCCCGCGCCCATCGTTACAACTCCCCGCTATCTTGCACAACCTGCCATATTAGTGTAATATAATCATATGAATTTTCTTTACAAACTAATTTTCATATTCTTATCCATCACCCTTATGGCAGGCGCTGTTTTCGCTGTTTCGTTTGATAACATCACGTTAAAGACCTTCAGAGCACCTGAAAACAAAGTCGCTTACGAGTATTTTGAATCTTATTCCAAACAGCTTTTTGACGCCTTTGAACCCAAAAAGCTCGGACTCCCTGTGGGTTCAGGAACCGAAATATTATATGTCCTCAACAGAGATGCTTCTATATCAGATATCCAGCTTCTCTGGTCATTCAAGCCTACTGACAAAGACGTTATTTACGTTATTGACATGCTAAAAAAAAACTCGCCCAAGCCTTTCCCAAAAGAAATAGAGGACCAAAATATTAGAGTAGATATATTTTTATACAAAAGCACTGAAAATGTTATTAAAATGGATTATCACGATGATGGAGATGTATTCTCATCAAGAGGTACTATATCTATGCATATAGGGAAGAACTCTAAAATCAAAAATCCCACGGCACCTACCCCGCAAATGCACTTTCCTCATTTAAAAGACATGATGCCCTAGGGGTAACTCTATTTAATATTCAGCATCTCTTATATTTTTTAACCCCTCTTGCCTCCAAGTTTCTATAAGAATTTCTCTTTCAGCAGGTGTGAATATAGTATTTCTATAATGAACAGGCAAATACCTTCTCAAATAATCCTCAACCAAAATCGGATTTCTTAAATCATTGTAACCAAACAATAACCTATGAGCATCAGGTATCCCTAAAGGTGTATATCTTTTAACCCAATGCTGATTAGGCTCTACAACATAAGTAGTTCCGATATTAGGCTTTAACTTAGGTACTATATCATTAGGAGTGATATAATTAATAATAGTTCCTGTATAACTATCAGGGATTGATATTTTCCCAACGCCCAATGCACCGTATGTTATAACATTGAGGTTATTACGCAAACCTGCGTTTATAGCTTCTGTTCCGCCTTCAGAATGCCCTATAACAGTAATTTTTTTATCCGGATATGCCTTCTTAACATCATAACAATGTGCTATAGCCTGAGTTATTTGTTGGCTCCTACCCGTAAAAAACGCCTTCAAGTTCGCCCCGTGATCAGGAGCATTTAAAAAATCGGTTCCTACGTAGTCAATAACTATCTCATCACCTTTTTCATAAACAACCATCTTAAAATTACTTGCTTTATCATGTACGGCATCTCTGACCACCCAGCCATCAGGTGTAATCTGCCCGACAGCAAGTTGACCTTGCTTTGCATAACCACCGGCAAAATCCGCCAAACGCGCATATTCACGGTTCTTATCATGAATGTCAAAAGAATTCTTCGGCACAGACTCATAATTGTAGTTCATAACCTGGTTTTGATGCGGCAGCTCGGTTGGAATTGCTTCTTGCTGC
This window harbors:
- a CDS encoding MATE family efflux transporter — translated: MSAIKAIFQEYKTYFTSLISLSLPIIAGNLGHILIGTVDVIIAAYHSTFTLAGISLATAIFMTFLIGAIGLTSSISPVISNLRGAKKPTKKLLLSTIVYSQIVSLFFFILLSIVTFLIPKIGLAEGIAPYVITYLKITNFSIFGGILFNALKEFLQAYEIVVFPNALSIIAIFLNLILCIIFVFGGLGIPSLGIAGLAYAALIVRSLIGIILLIYCLPLIKFSTRKYNHYIKDLLKVGLPMSFALFFEFLGFNTTAVLLGTFSALLAATHNVIITITGMIYMIPLAISNAISIKVGFSNGEKNITNVKRYTIAGIILILGYMTTMIILCSVFPSQILGLFTPDKTIVTTAIPVISIVCCFLLFDGLQCASAGALKGLKETKAIMLTMCLSYLVLGIPIGCILAFKFNIVLTGFWLGLAIALFAAGMVATGILIYKIKKLQYKYDF
- a CDS encoding PBSX family phage terminase large subunit, encoding MRIDFSWQFGEKLAPVFDFKGRYIVLKGGRASGKSHFVARKTLEDRLYKKRDLLCVREFQANLEQSNYKLYRILIEKHNLPFKIYSDFFRSELTKSEIVFRGMNDLTADGIKSYEGFADAWIEEAQKFTLNSFKKLDPTIRQEDSQIFITMNPEFPKDPVLSEIEKSYKEDALILHVNYFDNPFCPEPMKKMAELTKINRPGDYKHIWLGKPRDAAQNNVVKNFSSENIVDINYIDDAVLHISCDFNVDPMCWVIAHKTDDKVFFFDEIVVENTTTVDCVDEFYRRYPNHKAQIIINGDASGDNRSCTSEYTNYVLIKNRLRDWGYTDVEFRLKHFNPPVKNRIASWNEKIKTLEGKREILISPKCKWLIYNCENLKYKEGSSKIDVPTFHQIKQNKELKFLSHSFDAASYLVDFYFGIKLK
- a CDS encoding MFS transporter; translation: MIEENKKAEKTLWVSHFAVDTYSGFVNPIMPFIAAHLGMSLAITTLIIGLSHLCSSMLQPIFGFISDNCRKRFFIFWGMLITSIFIPMIGIAPSIFVLAICLILGSVGNGFFHPQATSFINLFSKPETLTKNMSAFLAAGTIGFAAGPIISSLIHDCFSEKALIYTSLPGLLCAFAIIKFVPKISHIPITTPKIIFKKAIRDIFSSKPMKVLLCFSISKSLTTQSLCILLPFLWKSIGYSASHIGILLSLYLIAGALGTMTSPKLEKRFGTRKVINGSLLSILPLSVIFAITYQSIPLISYLTFIIIGFFSMLSVPINMILAHQVMPDYKSLTSGLIGGFSWGIVGIAMSLVGALAQQIGIINILITVAIFPAVFAYFTKYIPNKIGE
- a CDS encoding DUF1353 domain-containing protein; this encodes MYNSFNKRPVIVVNPENKEKPFILKNDIYYLSSYFGDGQSYGIAVNKGYNWNGANIPRFLWRLVGSQYDPAFLPASMVHDWLCENKDFIIKDGAKISSDIFRDILILYGVNRLKACFMAGAVSAFQRISGGWN
- a CDS encoding phage tail protein; the protein is MSIDYNEFQAGQGVSASAMNQNFSKTNDAVNALEVSINTNVSMLNTNISLKADKNGSVSEAFNVANATETSHSVNLSLLKQYVPAGTVIWSARSSAPSGWLICNGAAVSRTTYADLFTAIGTAFGNGDGSTTFNLPLLTDQRFIRGWTSSGASGNAVNTILPAHSHTLGTLTMAVPGTYIGEGSALVGMTTNTTSTTGWGGDCFPKYLQLVPCIKY